A DNA window from Altererythrobacter sp. B11 contains the following coding sequences:
- a CDS encoding HlyD family efflux transporter periplasmic adaptor subunit, whose product MKMDNSHAMVAGRGSVRERFERLPLGPSGWFIVITALGIIALLVWASVSQIDQLARARGQIIAQARTQVIQAADNGVLAEMRVEEGQMVRKGELLALMDQSRASAAYDDSRNKVAALKATLARLRAEVYGDALAFPAELDAYPAFRKNQTELFVRRRQALNEGIAALVQSRRLVQAELDITQPLLAAGDVGQAEVIRLKRAVAELDGQIVNARNKYFQDAQTEMAKAEEDLATQEEALRERSAVFGYTELRAPHDGQITKINVTTLGASVQAGEPILEMLPTTSELIVEAKLNPADLGPVKLGQPAQVKLDAYDPSIYGSLPGVVSYISPDALSERGPQGNETFYYRVHIRLKDEGIRSERGKTIKVSPGMTATVEVRTNKRSVLTYLTKPITKTLDEALGEH is encoded by the coding sequence ATGAAGATGGATAACTCTCACGCGATGGTCGCCGGCCGCGGCAGCGTTCGAGAGCGCTTCGAGCGGCTCCCGCTGGGTCCCTCAGGCTGGTTCATCGTCATTACCGCGCTGGGCATTATCGCGCTGCTCGTCTGGGCCAGCGTTTCGCAGATCGACCAGCTGGCCCGGGCGCGTGGGCAGATCATCGCGCAGGCTCGCACCCAGGTCATCCAGGCGGCCGACAACGGTGTGCTGGCCGAGATGCGCGTCGAAGAAGGGCAGATGGTCCGCAAGGGCGAGCTGCTGGCGCTGATGGATCAGAGCCGCGCCTCGGCTGCCTATGATGACAGTCGCAACAAAGTGGCCGCTCTCAAGGCGACGCTCGCCCGACTGCGAGCAGAGGTTTACGGTGACGCGCTGGCGTTCCCGGCCGAACTCGACGCCTATCCCGCATTCCGCAAGAACCAGACCGAGCTGTTCGTCCGCCGACGCCAGGCCCTCAACGAGGGCATTGCCGCACTCGTCCAGAGCCGCCGTCTCGTTCAGGCGGAGCTCGACATCACCCAGCCGTTGTTGGCGGCGGGCGACGTCGGGCAGGCCGAGGTGATCCGGCTCAAGCGCGCGGTGGCTGAACTGGACGGGCAGATCGTCAACGCCCGCAACAAGTATTTCCAGGACGCCCAGACCGAGATGGCCAAGGCGGAGGAAGACCTCGCTACGCAGGAAGAGGCGCTGCGCGAACGCTCCGCAGTATTCGGCTATACCGAGCTGCGCGCCCCGCATGACGGGCAGATCACGAAGATCAACGTCACCACCCTGGGCGCTTCGGTGCAGGCGGGCGAGCCGATCCTCGAGATGCTGCCCACCACCAGCGAACTCATCGTGGAAGCGAAGCTCAACCCGGCAGACCTTGGGCCCGTCAAGCTCGGGCAACCCGCCCAGGTGAAGCTCGATGCCTATGATCCCAGCATCTACGGCAGCCTGCCCGGCGTGGTCTCCTACATCAGCCCGGATGCTCTCAGCGAGCGAGGACCGCAAGGCAACGAGACCTTTTACTACCGCGTCCACATCCGGCTGAAGGACGAAGGGATCCGGTCGGAGCGTGGGAAGACGATCAAGGTCAGCCCCGGCATGACCGCCACCGTGGAAGTCCGCACCAACAAGCGATCGGTGCTCACCTACCTCACCAAACCCATAACCAAGACACTCGACGAGGCGCTCGGGGAGCACTGA
- a CDS encoding putative Ig domain-containing protein has translation MNETAPEQAQENAQANLAQAAKSGGQSAEQAVAAAGEGRAMPQQSARMVAQAEAPAKLSAKKARAHKIKKVDEEDAAQGGGQEEAAQADGAEQAGGAGGGGGGLSWQPALYILGGAAAIGGGILAFDGNGGDGEDVLGAPSLMLKTDTGSSASDFITQDGTINVSALAGTSSWEYSTNGGASWTAGAGSSFTLAEGSYAAGAVQVRQKDATGKVSEVGKIANAIVVDKTAAAAPVINAVAGDDVVNQGETQAPVTVSGTAEAGSSVKITWGATTKTVTAGADGSWSASFAPAELPADGDYSITASATDAAGNASATAARPVSIDSSNFISGHVYAGPVIAGIEVMAYKADGTLLGSAVTDATGAFTMAFKGYTGLVLFSAVDPTTNSQGYLDEATGTQADIDVMLRAVATVTAGQDVTINITPLTEVSTRLMSPELATQGTTNLGGVSSEAVANANATVATLFTDGDGALVDQMVKLVIDSAGADTSATANVYGVYLAALQGWAHRENLTLDQAIQQIVDAITSTAKGADTTLADLGQANGNYLAQVLVAGFSEIVLHNSALANAALPVTHLQELGMVDDQAGPAFAAPAASATVLENAAVGTLIHTAAASDTAGAVTYSLNWGSGPSTMASYDVEDFFSINPQTGVVSLVAPLDYETDHTWYLEVTAKDFWGNESVQQLTINVGNVNEAPVLDHPLVDQVAIADQPFSYAIPAGAFSDVDGDALTYSAQVVDAQGNVSALPNWLTVDAQTGQISSTSAQAMTDPITIRVTASDGSLSASDDFTLSIASAPVVTGITADTAIAAGSSAVTFTVTLSEGVNYSSNSLPEVVLRVVGNGEYFPLATFDAAATAQLNDPTKLVFTAQMPVTDSTEVRVAELHFAGVTGVNSGEEVSPASGQLVTYNALPFVLDSTPPVLTTSTFTANENATAVATLSASEAVTWMLAPGGDSGLFTLNSSGVLSFAAPRDYETQPHSYTINVMMEDVAGNQTTQGVTVNLANVNEAPVLAQALADQTTIQGQAFNYTVPSNSFSDVDGDTLTYTAQLVGSGGALSALPSWLTFDAATHSFTASSAPALASPLTVRVTASDGSLSVSDDFTVSQASVPTFSTNLTSITNLDVRSNLVFTGSENVHLTSVDGVYEISVSNDANTAAKAGYSGTIGETINNTQTLIVTVSGGVATATWNGSTVNLADVLTISGNKAIINPVYDLDFSNNYHVEIDAGLFVGDTSGLGNASYTSGAFATVTPGASLATAAASVMMNDSGTSVGSHNWVGIDGIGNTAVSAPTSLGSLGSSNIALVATDRQPGDGIGTWDFWARATNFGADDLVYLDNQQNGVPGWDLANTYFQSGDTFPDDTRVDFGTYNGEAPFPNSSQSFLDLDIDGAWRETPADVMSHFNSPTPLFVGG, from the coding sequence ATGAACGAAACGGCGCCCGAACAGGCCCAGGAGAACGCCCAGGCCAACCTCGCCCAAGCCGCCAAGAGCGGTGGGCAGTCAGCCGAGCAGGCGGTTGCCGCTGCGGGAGAAGGTCGTGCGATGCCGCAGCAGTCTGCGCGCATGGTTGCGCAGGCCGAGGCACCCGCGAAGCTTTCGGCGAAGAAGGCGCGGGCCCACAAGATCAAGAAGGTGGACGAAGAGGACGCTGCGCAGGGTGGCGGACAGGAAGAAGCCGCGCAGGCCGACGGGGCGGAGCAGGCAGGGGGTGCTGGCGGCGGTGGCGGCGGCTTGTCCTGGCAGCCGGCCCTTTATATCCTCGGCGGCGCCGCTGCCATCGGCGGTGGAATCCTGGCGTTCGACGGCAACGGCGGTGACGGCGAGGATGTCCTCGGCGCGCCGAGCCTCATGCTCAAGACCGATACCGGCAGTTCCGCCAGCGATTTCATTACGCAGGACGGCACGATCAACGTGTCCGCCCTTGCCGGCACGAGCAGTTGGGAATATTCCACCAATGGCGGCGCAAGCTGGACCGCGGGTGCCGGCAGCAGCTTCACCCTGGCTGAAGGCAGCTATGCCGCCGGCGCCGTGCAGGTCCGTCAGAAGGACGCGACCGGCAAGGTCAGCGAAGTCGGCAAGATAGCTAATGCGATCGTGGTCGACAAAACCGCCGCCGCAGCGCCGGTGATCAACGCCGTGGCCGGCGATGATGTGGTCAACCAGGGCGAGACGCAGGCGCCCGTGACGGTCTCCGGCACCGCCGAAGCCGGCAGTAGCGTGAAGATCACCTGGGGTGCGACCACCAAGACAGTCACCGCAGGTGCCGACGGGAGCTGGTCCGCCAGCTTCGCCCCCGCCGAGCTTCCGGCCGACGGCGATTACAGCATCACCGCAAGCGCGACGGACGCGGCTGGCAACGCCTCCGCAACCGCGGCGCGGCCGGTGTCCATCGACAGCAGCAACTTCATCTCCGGGCATGTCTATGCCGGTCCGGTTATCGCCGGCATCGAAGTCATGGCTTACAAGGCCGATGGTACGCTCCTCGGCTCGGCGGTCACGGACGCCACCGGCGCCTTCACCATGGCGTTCAAGGGCTACACTGGTCTCGTGCTGTTCTCCGCAGTCGATCCGACGACCAACTCGCAAGGCTATCTCGACGAAGCCACCGGCACGCAGGCTGACATCGACGTGATGCTGCGCGCCGTGGCCACGGTGACGGCCGGCCAGGATGTCACGATCAACATCACGCCGCTCACCGAGGTCAGCACGCGCCTGATGTCTCCGGAGCTGGCGACGCAGGGCACGACCAACCTTGGCGGCGTGTCTTCCGAAGCGGTCGCAAACGCCAACGCCACCGTCGCCACGCTGTTCACCGATGGTGATGGGGCGTTGGTGGACCAGATGGTCAAGCTCGTGATCGACAGCGCCGGTGCGGACACGTCCGCCACTGCAAATGTCTATGGCGTCTATCTCGCTGCGCTGCAGGGCTGGGCACATCGGGAAAACCTTACCCTCGATCAGGCCATTCAGCAGATCGTGGACGCCATCACCTCCACTGCGAAGGGGGCCGACACGACGCTCGCTGACCTGGGGCAGGCGAATGGCAATTACTTGGCCCAGGTTCTGGTGGCCGGTTTCTCGGAAATCGTCCTGCACAACAGCGCGCTGGCGAATGCCGCCCTGCCGGTGACCCATCTGCAGGAGCTGGGCATGGTCGATGATCAGGCCGGCCCCGCCTTCGCGGCGCCCGCGGCGAGTGCGACTGTCCTGGAAAACGCTGCGGTTGGCACGCTGATCCACACCGCCGCTGCGTCGGACACTGCCGGTGCAGTGACGTATTCCCTGAACTGGGGAAGCGGGCCGAGCACCATGGCGTCGTACGACGTGGAGGATTTCTTCAGCATCAATCCTCAGACCGGCGTCGTTTCGCTGGTCGCGCCGCTGGATTACGAGACGGATCACACCTGGTACCTCGAAGTCACGGCGAAGGACTTCTGGGGTAACGAGAGCGTGCAGCAGCTGACGATCAACGTCGGCAACGTCAACGAAGCGCCGGTTCTGGACCACCCGCTCGTCGATCAGGTGGCTATCGCCGATCAGCCCTTCAGCTACGCTATCCCCGCCGGCGCTTTCTCGGACGTGGATGGCGACGCTCTCACCTACTCCGCCCAGGTGGTGGACGCGCAGGGGAATGTCTCTGCCTTGCCGAACTGGCTGACGGTGGATGCGCAAACCGGCCAGATCAGTTCCACTTCCGCCCAGGCGATGACGGATCCGATCACCATCCGGGTTACGGCCTCTGATGGTAGCCTGTCTGCCTCCGACGATTTCACCCTTTCGATCGCCAGCGCGCCGGTGGTCACCGGGATCACGGCGGACACGGCGATTGCGGCGGGCAGTTCGGCCGTGACGTTCACGGTCACCCTAAGCGAGGGCGTCAACTATTCCTCGAACTCGCTTCCCGAAGTGGTGCTCCGCGTCGTTGGCAACGGCGAGTACTTCCCCTTGGCGACGTTCGATGCGGCAGCCACGGCACAGCTGAACGATCCGACAAAGCTCGTTTTCACGGCGCAAATGCCCGTGACCGACTCCACGGAAGTGAGGGTGGCAGAGCTTCACTTCGCCGGTGTCACAGGCGTAAACTCCGGTGAGGAGGTCTCTCCTGCCTCAGGGCAGCTTGTTACCTACAACGCACTGCCGTTCGTTCTCGACAGCACGCCTCCGGTGCTGACGACATCGACCTTCACCGCCAACGAGAACGCCACTGCGGTCGCCACTCTCTCCGCCAGCGAAGCGGTTACCTGGATGCTGGCCCCGGGAGGAGACAGCGGTCTGTTTACGCTGAACTCTTCGGGTGTGCTGAGCTTTGCTGCGCCTCGTGACTATGAGACGCAGCCCCACAGCTACACGATCAATGTCATGATGGAGGATGTGGCCGGCAACCAGACGACCCAGGGCGTCACGGTGAACCTCGCCAATGTGAATGAAGCGCCGGTTCTGGCGCAGGCCCTGGCGGACCAGACGACGATTCAGGGGCAGGCGTTCAACTATACCGTTCCGTCGAACAGCTTCAGCGACGTGGACGGCGACACGCTGACGTACACGGCCCAACTGGTTGGTAGCGGGGGGGCTCTGTCGGCTCTGCCGTCGTGGCTGACCTTCGATGCGGCCACACACAGCTTCACGGCGTCGTCGGCTCCGGCCCTGGCAAGTCCTCTGACCGTGCGGGTTACTGCCTCCGACGGCAGCCTGTCGGTGTCGGATGACTTCACCGTGTCGCAGGCTTCGGTTCCGACCTTCTCTACGAACCTGACCAGTATCACCAATCTCGATGTTCGATCGAACCTGGTCTTCACTGGCAGTGAGAACGTCCATCTCACGAGCGTGGATGGGGTCTATGAGATCTCGGTCTCGAACGACGCAAACACCGCCGCGAAGGCCGGCTATTCCGGCACGATCGGCGAAACGATCAACAACACGCAGACGCTGATTGTCACCGTCAGCGGCGGTGTGGCCACGGCGACGTGGAATGGGAGCACGGTAAATCTCGCCGATGTGCTCACGATCTCCGGCAACAAGGCCATCATCAACCCGGTCTACGATCTCGACTTCTCGAACAATTATCACGTCGAGATCGATGCCGGGCTGTTTGTCGGCGACACGTCCGGCCTGGGGAATGCCAGCTACACGAGCGGCGCCTTCGCCACCGTCACCCCGGGCGCGAGCCTGGCGACCGCGGCAGCTTCTGTCATGATGAATGACAGCGGCACGTCCGTCGGAAGCCACAACTGGGTGGGCATCGACGGCATCGGCAACACTGCCGTCTCTGCCCCGACGTCGCTCGGCAGCCTGGGGTCGAGCAACATTGCTCTGGTCGCAACCGATCGGCAGCCCGGCGACGGAATCGGCACGTGGGATTTCTGGGCTCGCGCGACAAACTTCGGCGCTGACGATCTGGTGTATCTGGACAATCAGCAAAACGGCGTGCCGGGTTGGGACCTCGCCAACACCTACTTCCAGAGTGGCGACACCTTCCCGGACGACACCCGCGTCGACTTCGGCACCTACAATGGCGAAGCGCCTTTCCCGAACAGCAGCCAGTCGTTCCTCGATCTCGATATCGACGGCGCCTGGCGCGAGACACCGGCGGACGTGATGTCCCACTTCAACAGCCCGACGCCGCTGTTCGTGGGCGGATAA